TGCCGACGTCGTCATCGAAGGCTCGTCCTTCGTGCGCCAGAACGCTGACGATGCAAGCTACGCGCTGCAGCTGCTGGTGCGCAACAAGGCTTCGGTGGCGCTCGCGATGCCCGCCTTCGAGCTCACGCTGCTCGACGTGCAGGAGCAGCCTGTGCTGCGCCGCGTGCTATCCGTTCAGGAGCTGAACGCGCCGGTGCAGCTTGCGGCGCACGGCGAATGGAGTGGTGGCTTGCAGCTGCGTCTGCATGCCGACGCCGCGCGGGTGAGCGGCTATCGCCTGCTCGCCTTTTATCCCTGATTTCTTCGGACTACGGACCTGACATGGCTGCACTGATTTGCGGATCGCTGGCATTTGACACCATCATGGGATTCGAGGGGCGTTTTGCCGACCAGATCCTGCCGCAGCAGTTGCATATCCTGAACGTGTCCTTTCTGGTGCCGGGCCTGCGCCGCGACTTTGGCGGTTGCGCCGGCAACATCGCGTATGCGCTCAAGCTGCTCGGCGGCGATCCGCGCCCCATGGCTACGCTGGGCAGCGATGGCGAGGCCTATCTCGAGCGACTGCGCACGCTGGGCATACGCACCGACGCGGTGCAACTGCTCAGCGAGGTCTACACCGCGCAGGCCATGATCATGACCGACCGCGACAACAACCAGATCACCGCCTTCCATCCCGGTGCGATGGCGCTTGCGCACCGCAACCGCGTGGTGGCCGAGGATGGCGTGCGCGTGGGCATCATCGCGCCGGACGGACGCGAAGCCATGCTCGAACATGCCGAGCAGATGGCGGCCGCCGGCATCCCCTTCGTGTTCGATCCGGGCCAGGGCCTGCCCATGTTCGATGGCGATGCCTTGCGCCGCTTCGTGGGCCTGGCGAGCTGGGTCGCGGTCAACGACTATGAGGGTCAGATGCTGTGCGAGCGCACCGGCTGGAGCAAGGCGCAGATTTCGCGTCAGGTGCGCGGCCTCTTCGTCACGCTGGGCGCCCAGGGCTGCGAGGTCTGGGAGCAGGGGCAGAGCCAGGCCCTTGCTGCTGCAAAGCCGCGCGAGGTGCGCGACCCCACGGGCTGCGGCGACGCCTGGCGGGGCGCGCTGCTCTATGGTCTGGAGCGCGGCTGGCCTCTTGCACGCTGCGCTGAACTGGGCAATCGCCTGGGCGCGCTCAAGGTGGCGCACGAAGGGCCGCAGAACTACACCCTCGATTTTTCCGTCGCCTGAGTTGCGCTGCGGGCCCGCCGCCGGCGGGCGGCAGCAGCGCAGCCGTGCGACGCGGGGCGCAATGACAAAACCCTCCGGGCCATCAAGGCCGCGGAGGGTCGGGCAGGTGCCAAAAGGCTCAGGGCTTGCTCTGGGTCGGGAAGGGCCAGGCGGCTTGCGGGTTCAGCGTGGTCTTGGCCGGCGCCGTCTTCTTGGCGGGGGCGGCCTTTTTTGCGCTCGCCTTCCTGGCCGGTGCCGCTGCCTTCTTTGCAGGCGCCGCCTTCTTGGCCGGTGCTGCGGCCTTCTTCGCTGGCGCTGCGGCCTTCTTGGCCGGGGCCGCCTTCTTCACTGCCGCCTTTTTTGCGGGTGCGGCCTTTTTCGCCGGAGCGGCTTTTTTCACCGCCGCCTTCTTGGCCGGTGCCGCAGCTTTCTTGGCGGGCGCGGCCTTCTTGGCCGGCGCTGCGGCCTTCTTCACGGGAGCCTTCTTGGTCGGCGCCGCCTTCTTCACCGCCGCCTTCTTGGCGGGCGTTGCCGCCTTCTTTGCCGGCGCGGCCTTCTTGGCGGGCACGGCCGCCGCCTTCTTCACGGCGGCTTTTTTGGCCGGCGCTGCTGCCTTCTTTGCAGGGGCAGCCTTCTTCGCTGGTGCCGCCTTCTTCGCGGCGGGCTTCTTCGCAGTTGCCATCATGTTCTCCTTGAGTCGATTAGCAAAGAGCACTGCCTGCTTGCATGGCGCATGCAGCGATCCATGGCCACCGGGCGGGGTGCCTGGGGTCACGAATATGGAAACGCCCCGCACCTGTCGCATGGCCTTGCATGGCAGGGGTCGGGGGCGCCGTGAAATGCGTGGTGGATGGGTGGCGCAAAACCATGGCGGGGTGATTCAACGCCCTGACGCGTGGAGGCCGGCGTTGGGTTGGAGAGCCATGCGATCAGCACGGGCTTGCAGTGGCATGTCTATCGTGGTGCAGCTGTCCATCACGCACGGATTATGAAAGCAGTGCTTCAGAATGAAAAGCACACCAGGCTTGCCAGGCGGTGTTCTGTTGCTTGCATGCAGCGCTTGCGCGGGCCATCACGCCGCGCGCATGCCATGCACCGGTTCATGCTGCGGTGCGAGCCCGTGCTTCAGCGGCGCACGGTGGGCGCCAGCAGGATGCCGCTGCCCGCGCAGTGGCGCGACAGCAGCTCCCAGTCGAAGCCCGATCCGGGGTCGTTCTTGCGTGCGGGCGCGATGTGCTCGTGGCCCGCGACGTAGCGCACCGGATAGCGTGTGCGCAGGGCATCGAACAGGCACAGCAGCGTCGCGTACTGCGCGGGCTCGAAGCATTCGCCCTCCAGTCCTTCGAGCTCCACGCCGACCGCGTCGTCGTTGCAGCGCCCGCGCAAGCGCCAGTGCGAGGCGCCCGCATGCCAGGCGCGCTGGTCCGCATCGACGAACTGCCAAAGCACGCCCTTGCGCGTGATGAAGAAGTGGCTGGATACGCGCAGACCCCGGATCTGCGCGTAATAGGGATGGGCATCCCAGTCCAGCTGGTTGAGGAACAGCGCGGCTGTCGCCCCAGTGCCGTAGGCGCCCGGTGGCAGGCTGATGGAGTGCAGCACGATCAGATCGACGCAGGCGTTCTGCGGGCGTGCGTCGAAATTCGGCGAAGGGCGGGTGCGCGCGCAGGCCAGCCAGCCGCCGCGCCAGACGCCGGGCTCAGGACTGCGCGCCATGGTGCACGTCGGCCTCGGGCGCGTGCGGCAGGCCCAGGCGCCGCAGCCGCACCGTCCATTGGCGCGCGCTCAGGCCCAGCTTGGCCGCTGCTGCGCCGTGGTCGCCGGCGCATTCGTCCAGGGTGTGGCGAAGCAGGGCGGCTTCGCGCGCATCGAGCCAGGCGAGCAACGAGCCGCCGCTGCGCGCCGCTGCGCCGTCCTGATCATGCTGCGCCGGTGCCGCTGCGGCAGTGTTGCGGAGGGCCGACTCGGGCGCATCGCCGGACGGCAGGTATGGGGGTATCTGCAGGCCGGTGCCGTCGCTCAGTGCGAGCGCGCGGTGCAGCAGGTTCTCGAGCTCGCGCACGTTGCCGCTGAGCGGGTACTGCGCCAGCCGCGCGAGCATCGCCTCGTCCAGCGTCGGTGTGGCTACGCCCGACTCCTGTGCCAGGCGCTCGAGCAGCGTGGCGCACAGCACCGGCAGGTCCTCCAGACGTTCGCGCAAGGGGGCGGTGGCCAGCTCGATGACGTTGAGCCGGTAGTACAGGTCCTGGCGAAAGCGTCCGCTGTGTACGTCGGCCGCCAGGTCGCGATGGGTGGCGCTGACGATGCGCACGTCCACGGTTTCCTCCTGCGTGGCGCCGAGCGGGCGGATGGTGCGTTCCTGTACCGCACGCAGCAGCTTGGGTTGCATGGACAGCGGCAGCTCGCCGATCTCGTCGAGAAACAGCGTGCCGCCGCTGGCCGCCTGGAAATAGCCCACGCGGTCCTGCGTTGCGCCGGTGTAGGAACCTTTGCGCGCGCCGAAGAATTCGGCCTCGAGCAGCGCTTCGGGGATGGCGCCGCAGTTGACCGCCACCAGCGGGCCGGCCGCGCGCGGGCTGCAGGCGTGCAGCGCGCGCGCCACCAGTTCCTTGCCGGTGCCCGATTCGCCGCGCACCAGCACCGGCGCCATGCTGCGCGCCACCTTGGCGATGTCCGTGCGCAGCCGGCGCATGGCCTGTGACACCCCGACCAGCCGCGCCAGCGCCGCGGGCCGCACCTCGGCCTCCGCGTCGGTCCGGGGCTTTTGCCTTGCCGCAGCGAGCATGGCCGTGCCCGGCGCCTGCCGCGCGGCGGAGGCGACGACACTACGCACCTGCTTGAGGTCGACCGGCTTGGTCAGATAGTCGAAGGCGCCGGCGCGCAACGCCTCGACCGCGTTTTCCGCCGAGCCGTAGGCGGTCATGACGATGCAGCGTTCGCCGCGCCGCTGGGCGTGCATCTCGTGCAGCAGCTCCATGCCCAGGCCGTCGGGCAAGCGCATGTCGGTGATCACCACGTCAAAGCTCTGGCGCGCCAGCTCGGCCCGTGCCTGTTCCAGGCTGGCCGCCGTCTGCACGCGGTAGCCTTCACGCAGCAGGGTTAGCTCGCACAGCGTGCGCAGGTCAGGCTCGTCGTCGATCACGAGCACCTGGGAGGGGGCGTTGCCGGTCATGGTCGCGTTCATTGTTGCAGAGAGCCCGCGGCGGGTTCAAACCACGATCGCGTCCAGCGTCGAGGAGGCATCGGGCGGGCGGCTGGAGGCGCGGAAGGTGAGGGTGAAGGCATTGCCCTGCACCGTGCCGCGCGCCAGCTCCAGCGCGCGGCGTGCGTAGTGCAGCGTGGCGCCGTGGCGCTGGCACAGCTCGCGGCAGATGTACAGACCCAGGCCGCTGGAGCGGCTTTCGGACGAGAAGAAGGGCTCGAACAGGTGCTGCTGCACCGAGCGGTCCAGCGGCGCTCCGTCGCTCCATACCTGTACCGTTGCCGGCCGTCCGACGCTGCCCTGGGTGATGAGCTGCAGCGCGTCGGCCTCTGTGCTCGCGTAGCGCGCCGCGTTGTCCAGCAGGTTCACCAGCACGCGGCGCAGGTGTTCGGGGTCGAAGACCACCTGCGCCTGGCGTGCCAGCAGATTGAGCGTCACCGCGGTGCCGGGGTGGGCCGCCTGCCAGTCGGCGGCGATGCGCTGCACCGCCTCGTCCAGCACCAGCGCGCGCGAACTGGCGTTGCCCATCTGGTGGTGCACCCGGGCGATGTCGAGCACGTCTTCGGTGATGCGTGCCAGGCGCTCGGCGTTTTGCGCCACCATGGCCGACAGGCGCTGCTGCGCCGGGTCGCTCAAGTCCTCGGCCAGCAGTTCATTGGCCTGGATGATGGCGGCCAGCGGGTTGCGGATCTCGTGGGCCACCGCGGCCGACATGCGTCCCATCGCGGCCATCTTCTCGGTGCGCAGGCGCGCTTCCATCTCGCGCAGGTCCTGCAGGAACATGACGCACAACTGTTCCTGTTCGTCGCGTGCGCCGGGCTGCGCGGTACTGGTCAGCCAGGTGCGCACGCGCAGCACCAGCGGACTCTGGCCCTCGTGCGTGATGGTCACGTCGGCCGCCTGCGATTGCAGCTCGCAGCAGGTCTGGTGCGCAAGCTGCAGCAGCGGGCGCCAGCGCAGGTCGGGGGCCAGCGGGAAGGGCAGGGGCTCGTCGCCCTTGCGATCCATCAGCACCAGTGCCACGGGGTTGGCCAGGCGCACGCGCCCGTGCGGGTCCAGCACCAGTACGCCGTCGCTCACATGCTGCATCACCATGTGGCTGATGGCCGCCTGGGTGTGCGCGGCGATGCGGCTCTGGCGCGCATGGTGCTGTTCGTGCAGCAAGCGCGTGGCCAGCTGGTGCGCGAGCCAGGCGACGATGAAGTAGGCGGTGCCGGTGAGCGCGGCGCCCAGGTAGGCGCCGGTCGTCTCGGTGCCGCCGCGCCAGCCGGTCCACCAGGCCAGGGCCAGCAGCAGCAGCGTGGCGGCGGCTGCGCCGCCCAGGGCCACGCTGCGATTGCCCAGCACGCCCGCCATCAATACGGCAAAGCCGAACAGCGGCGTGTAGCTCATAGGCTCCTGCGTCTGCATCTGCAGCAGCTGCAGCCCGGTGTAGGCCAGCAGGTCCACGCCTATGGAGGCGAGCCAGGGCCAGGCGGAAGTGCCGGGCCAGTTGTCCGAGCGCGGCCACGAGCGCAGCGCGAGCGTGGCCGCAAGATAGGCGCCGCTGGCCAGCAGCAGGCGCGCGGTCACCGGCTGGCCCAAGGCCAGTGCGGCCAAGTGCAGTCCCAGCAGGGCCAGCGCCACCAGCACGCGTGCGGAGAGAAAACCGCTCCACAGGCGTGCGCTGCCCTGGGCGCTGCCGGGGCTGAGGGTGCCGCGTTTCAAGCGGGGCCCTGGTCGCGGTGGGCGCTGCAGCAGTAAAACTGCCCGTCCTGCGCCAGCGCATCGGCCTGGGGCAGGTGCAGGCCGCAGCGGGCACAGGCCACCATGGCCTGCGGCTTCCTGAGCCGGCGCGGCGCCGTCGCGCCTTGCGAGGGTGGCTTGCGGCCGCTGCGCGTGAGCGCGTAGAGCAGCACCACGATGAGGAGGATCAGCAGGTATTTGCTCATGCCGAACGTCCCAGCACGACCTCCAGCACGAAGCGCGAGCCCACGTAGGCCAGCAGCAGCAGCGCCGCGCCCGCATACAGCACGCGCCTGGCCTTGCGTCCACGCCAGCCGAAGCGCGCGCGCCCGACCAGCAAGATGGCGATGGTCAGCCAGGCCAGCAGCGAAAACACGTTCTTGTGGTCCCAGCGCGGCGCATGGCCGTAGAGCTGCTCGCCGAACAGCCAGCCTTCGGCCAGCGTGGCGCTGAGCAGAACGAAGCCGGCGGTGATGAAGCGAAAGGTCAGGCGCTCCAGCGCCAGCAGCGGCAGCCTGCCGGGCACCTGCTCGGCCTGGCGTATGCGCTGCTCGGCGCGGCCCATGAGCCAGGCGTGCACCACGGCCGCCGCGATCAGGCCGTAGCTGGCGATGCCCAGCGTCAGATGCAGCGCCAGCCAGGGAGATGAGCGCTCCTGCAGCGCGAGCCCCGGAAAGACGGCGGCTGCGAGCACCACCACGGCGGCGAGGATGGCCATGC
This portion of the Comamonas flocculans genome encodes:
- a CDS encoding carbohydrate kinase family protein, translating into MAALICGSLAFDTIMGFEGRFADQILPQQLHILNVSFLVPGLRRDFGGCAGNIAYALKLLGGDPRPMATLGSDGEAYLERLRTLGIRTDAVQLLSEVYTAQAMIMTDRDNNQITAFHPGAMALAHRNRVVAEDGVRVGIIAPDGREAMLEHAEQMAAAGIPFVFDPGQGLPMFDGDALRRFVGLASWVAVNDYEGQMLCERTGWSKAQISRQVRGLFVTLGAQGCEVWEQGQSQALAAAKPREVRDPTGCGDAWRGALLYGLERGWPLARCAELGNRLGALKVAHEGPQNYTLDFSVA
- a CDS encoding histone; this encodes MATAKKPAAKKAAPAKKAAPAKKAAAPAKKAAVKKAAAVPAKKAAPAKKAATPAKKAAVKKAAPTKKAPVKKAAAPAKKAAPAKKAAAPAKKAAVKKAAPAKKAAPAKKAAVKKAAPAKKAAAPAKKAAAPAKKAAPAKKAAAPARKASAKKAAPAKKTAPAKTTLNPQAAWPFPTQSKP
- the ampD gene encoding 1,6-anhydro-N-acetylmuramyl-L-alanine amidase AmpD, producing the protein MARSPEPGVWRGGWLACARTRPSPNFDARPQNACVDLIVLHSISLPPGAYGTGATAALFLNQLDWDAHPYYAQIRGLRVSSHFFITRKGVLWQFVDADQRAWHAGASHWRLRGRCNDDAVGVELEGLEGECFEPAQYATLLCLFDALRTRYPVRYVAGHEHIAPARKNDPGSGFDWELLSRHCAGSGILLAPTVRR
- a CDS encoding sigma-54-dependent transcriptional regulator — encoded protein: MTGNAPSQVLVIDDEPDLRTLCELTLLREGYRVQTAASLEQARAELARQSFDVVITDMRLPDGLGMELLHEMHAQRRGERCIVMTAYGSAENAVEALRAGAFDYLTKPVDLKQVRSVVASAARQAPGTAMLAAARQKPRTDAEAEVRPAALARLVGVSQAMRRLRTDIAKVARSMAPVLVRGESGTGKELVARALHACSPRAAGPLVAVNCGAIPEALLEAEFFGARKGSYTGATQDRVGYFQAASGGTLFLDEIGELPLSMQPKLLRAVQERTIRPLGATQEETVDVRIVSATHRDLAADVHSGRFRQDLYYRLNVIELATAPLRERLEDLPVLCATLLERLAQESGVATPTLDEAMLARLAQYPLSGNVRELENLLHRALALSDGTGLQIPPYLPSGDAPESALRNTAAAAPAQHDQDGAAARSGGSLLAWLDAREAALLRHTLDECAGDHGAAAAKLGLSARQWTVRLRRLGLPHAPEADVHHGAQS
- a CDS encoding two-component system sensor histidine kinase NtrB, producing the protein MKRGTLSPGSAQGSARLWSGFLSARVLVALALLGLHLAALALGQPVTARLLLASGAYLAATLALRSWPRSDNWPGTSAWPWLASIGVDLLAYTGLQLLQMQTQEPMSYTPLFGFAVLMAGVLGNRSVALGGAAAATLLLLALAWWTGWRGGTETTGAYLGAALTGTAYFIVAWLAHQLATRLLHEQHHARQSRIAAHTQAAISHMVMQHVSDGVLVLDPHGRVRLANPVALVLMDRKGDEPLPFPLAPDLRWRPLLQLAHQTCCELQSQAADVTITHEGQSPLVLRVRTWLTSTAQPGARDEQEQLCVMFLQDLREMEARLRTEKMAAMGRMSAAVAHEIRNPLAAIIQANELLAEDLSDPAQQRLSAMVAQNAERLARITEDVLDIARVHHQMGNASSRALVLDEAVQRIAADWQAAHPGTAVTLNLLARQAQVVFDPEHLRRVLVNLLDNAARYASTEADALQLITQGSVGRPATVQVWSDGAPLDRSVQQHLFEPFFSSESRSSGLGLYICRELCQRHGATLHYARRALELARGTVQGNAFTLTFRASSRPPDASSTLDAIVV
- a CDS encoding PP0621 family protein; protein product: MSKYLLILLIVVLLYALTRSGRKPPSQGATAPRRLRKPQAMVACARCGLHLPQADALAQDGQFYCCSAHRDQGPA
- a CDS encoding cytochrome C assembly family protein, which translates into the protein MILPTASSPGWPLAGAAALAYLVPVFMGRQVSGRAQRLAMTPGWLLHALALAAGVLGSTPHFGFAPALSMTLWLVLATYAVEHQVLPQMQSRGAVVGMAILAAVVVLAAAVFPGLALQERSSPWLALHLTLGIASYGLIAAAVVHAWLMGRAEQRIRQAEQVPGRLPLLALERLTFRFITAGFVLLSATLAEGWLFGEQLYGHAPRWDHKNVFSLLAWLTIAILLVGRARFGWRGRKARRVLYAGAALLLLAYVGSRFVLEVVLGRSA